The Anopheles cruzii unplaced genomic scaffold, idAnoCruzAS_RS32_06 scaffold00564_ctg1, whole genome shotgun sequence genome contains the following window.
agtattttttgtttcgcgctGATTCGCGTGGCATGTTAGGAGGCAGGTGGCGATGGCGCAGCCCTTCGTTcctccgtttgttttgttttgcccgggtccgggcccgtGCAtatgctttcggtttttgatttttgtttcccgGACTCTCTCGGGCGCACCGCTCTCTTTCCCGCACTTTTCCGGCCCTCTCCTTCGCGGCTCGGAAGCCTTCTAAATGCGCCCCGTGTCTGCCCAGAGTCGGGGAAGGAtggcgcaaaaacaaacaacatgcAACACAAGGAGCCCTAATTTGGTTCGTCCCGGACGTtccggggccgccaccgccgaggccTTTCGGTATGTAGATTTCTTGCCCGCCAATTGACGGGTCTGTTTTACCATTTCCTTCATCGGCAGGATGGATGCATCCAGTGGCAATGTTTTGCGCCTGTTTTGGATAATTACTTCTGGTTGTTCTGCCCGTCTCCGTGGCCAATCATCGGTCGCGATTGTTTTATTGTAgacattatttttcacacttACGAGCACGCGCTTTTACGGCGGAGTACTAATAGACAACATTAATAGTTACATTTATAAGTGTCACTTTTCTCTATTGTGGAACGAGGCCGAGgctttggccgccgccggcttcgGTATGGTTTGGTTATTGACATTGCACAGCAGATTGATGGACGTGTAACGCGTGTGGGTTTTGTTACAAGTTTAACAAACAGTTGCTTTGGACCTTTGCAATAGATGTGATAAGGAAAAGTAAATCATTGGCCGAATGGCTCGCGATATGTGCTAGTGTTTCTTGATGCAATAAAGATACGCTGCGCTTTACGGTGAAATGCGAAGCTCCTAAACCTAACACTAAATGGTCATTACCATCAACGATGCGCTCACCCTTTTCCAACGTTATGCTTTACGACACTGATGCAGGGTATGATAAGGAGTTGATTAGCAGATATTGATTTGGTTTatgttggttttaaatttgcGTTCAGCGTACAATTGCGATAGACGATCAATAGCCTAGCTAGGGCTTGGTGGGTCCAACTGCTTAAGGAGCAAGACCCCACATCCCCACAGAATGCCTCACATTTCGATCCGATATTATCTTTAATTTAGCTATGCTGTTTGGCACGTTATAACACTTTTATGTTGCATTTGGTTTGATTTAGTTATTTTCAtagtttccgtttccgtttgcgatattatattttacagttttggAGCATAAACTGTGATGAAGTTTCCTTCGTTGCGTTCCTTCCGAGGCCTCGACGCACCATCCTGGCCACTATTTCGAGTAAGttaattttaaacatcaaGTCGCTATTTTGATCAGAAGCTTTACagttgccacacacacacaccaacacactgtTACCGTTTGCATTGAATACGATAGCGCACTCCGACCACTGCTAGCGGCCTCCTCCTTGCTCGATATTATAACTTGATCCTCTGGTGGCCACACTTCCGGCAGAGCTGCACATTTTCGTAGATCACctcgtccgccgccgccgccggaggctCCTCGTCGATCGGCACCCCTCGCCCCCCGTCCCCGGACACCTTGCGCAGCTCGTCCAGGACCTGCTGCTCGATCGTATCCAGGCAGAGGCCGGCCCGTGGCGTCGGACAGATCTGTTCGCACTTTTCCACAAAGTTCTCCTCAAACCGCAGCACATCGCGCAGCAGTGcctcatcgtcctcttcgtcctcgtcgtcctcctcaTCATCCTCTTCATCGCTGTCCCGGtaccggcccccggcccggctcaaCTTCCCCGGCTTCCCGCGCGCCACAACCGTATCGAAGTCAATGCAGTGGCCCGACTCGTCCGAGATGCAGTACCGGAACTTGGGCGCAATAGCCGGTGGCTCGGCTGCGACCACATTCAGCTCGGCGATCGTGGAAATCTGCCGTCGCAGGACCGCCGTCTGCCGGCGGGTGTCACGCGGCAGATCGTTCTGCGAGAGGACACGCTTGGGCGGTGGCTCGCGGCGTCCCGCGAACAACATGTCGAAGCTGCGGTTGTAGAATGCGCACCGGATCGCCGGTTCCGAGGCGCGCTTCTCCGGGTACACGTTCGGGGCGGTGAGCGAGAAGAGGGGCGAACAGTGGTCCGAGTAGCGGCGCTTCTGGTGGTGGGCGCTGACGGTCctcgctggtggcggcggcggcggtggcagcaggaAGCTGGCGGTCGGTTCGTTTTCGTCGATGCTGTCCAGATTCGAGTCGCAGGACACAGGGGGCAGCTTCCCTGGGAGCGGCGGTGGTGAACGGAGGGGGAACGTCTGcccgaaggtggtggtggccacggcggtcTGCGAAGGGTCGTCGACGCCGAGGAGGAACGTCCGGAGCATGCCGGAAGCGGACGGATTAACACGGGCACGAAGCGTGCCGGTGTCCACACTTTGCGAGCGGCCCCGGGGAACCGCCGGAGGTTCCCCGGCGGACCCAGGACATACCGGGAGCGGATGTATCAGGTGTCTGGTCTGGAGATGGTTGCGGTCTTCGTCTCGGGTGGTGTCTACGAAGGAGAATACGGAATTGAATAAGAGAAAGATCTCGGAACACATCCTGTCGTATCCGGTCATTACCTTGGTCGAACGGTTCCATTTGCTCACaagctgcacacacacacacaccgccgaaCGTCCGAAATCCGGTAAcgatagaaaagaaaattaaatcacagCTGGCTGCGCTCTGGCTCCGCGGCTGGCTGCGTGCGTTCCGTGCAACAAAGCGAAGCGATGCAACATTGCGTGCAAGCGACGTAGCACCCGAAGAGAAGCTTTCGACCGCAGCCACAGCAAGCGATGgggctttttggggggttAGCAGGAGGGAAAGGGTGGTCTAGGGACCAACAACGACAAGCAGGActagccaacaacaacaaccaccagaACCACCAGAACCACAACAGCTAGGGTACACTAGAGGATAATCAAATGCCTACGCTACCTGCCCCCCGTCGTACCTTCCGAGACCTCTTCCTCGGTGATGGGCTTTTGGTCTGTGCCGCGGCGCACGTCACCCGGCGCGATGCCCTGCACGACCAGGTCCATGCGCGAGTCGAGCGAGAACTGCTTGCCGGACATCAGGATGCCCCGGACGCGGCGTCGCATGGCCGGCGAGTCCTGGTTCTGGTTGGTGCAGAGGAGCGGCGCATTAGAGCGGGTTCGTGACCACGCCCTCCCGCCCCCCGATTGACTTACCGAAATGCGGATCCCGGCGTACAGTTTGGCCAGGAACTCGTCCGCGTCGAAGATGGCCGCGAACGAACCGTTCACGATCTTGGGCGACATCGGCgtgttggccagcagcaggctcGAGccgaacgtttcgtttcgggcgCGCGTATCTAGGGAcgagagcgaaacagagagagtggtggtggtgcgcttCACACGGGACGGGGACGTGATGTTTGGGTTAGGGGATGGCATGGCATGATAATGGTGGTGTTACGGGGTGCgacagtgaaacaaaaacggggaTGGTGGAAACCCAACTAGCCCACTAGCGGTGGCAGGATGCGGTCCTGCGATGCAGTGCGAATCCGGCGGCATGACCTCCTCCCTTCTACTCACCCTTGAGCGACACCCGTTCGCGGTCCGTCCGCGGAACCTGCAGGTTCAGCTCGTCCAGCAGGTCGGACGTGACCGACCGGATCTCCTTCCAGTCGCCCAGGAtgtcgtcgttggtggtgtgcgtcGAAGTGACCGTGAACCGGATGACGTACTGGCCGCGGAGCGAGGAAGGCACCGCGTGTATCTTGCCCCGGTGGTTGATGCGcttcagcagcttctccgtCAGCTCGTTGCTGCCCTTCAGCCGGAACACGACCATGCCGAGGTAGCGCGCGAACGGCACCTCGAAGCGGTGGTCCGCCAGGACGAGAGCCTCGAATTTCTGCGCCAGCCGGACGCCCTCGCGGATGTGCTGCTGAAGGCCCTTGATGCCGAAGCTACGTAGCACGAACCACAGCTTTACGGCCCGGAAGCGCTTGCTGAGCCCGATCTGCCAGTGCTACCAAAACGGGAGGCCAGAAGGTGAGGTGTCGAACCCGGAAGGAGGTGGCCCCCGCTACGTACCATATAGTCAATGGCGAGACCGGAGTTTTCGTGCTGCAGGTAGAGCGGGTTCACGTTGAAGGTGCGGTGCAGGGCGCCACTGTTCTTGAGCCACATGGCGGTGCAGTCGAAGTGCACCAGCAGCCACTTGGACGGGTTGAAGGCGATCGAGTCCGCCTTCTGGATGCCCTGCAGCCACACGCGGAACTCCGGGCAGATGAAGGCGCTCCCGGCGTACGCGGCGTCGATGTGCAGCCACAGGTTGTACGCCTTGCAGACGTCACCGATCTCATCGAGGTTGTCGAACGCACACCCTCCCGTCGTGCCGAGTGTGGCACAAACCTGGCGCAAATGGGGCGAAATCCATCAGTTATTATGTTGGCCCCAAAACTTCAGAAGCGAAAAGAATTGTTACGATTTATGGAGAGGTTTTTCTC
Protein-coding sequences here:
- the LOC128276123 gene encoding histidine decarboxylase-like, whose protein sequence is MNVDEYRRRGKEMVDYIADYLENIRERRVFPNVQPGYMRTLVPESAPVEGEPWPCIFDDIERVLMPGVTHWQSPRMHAYFPAQNSYPSLLGDMLADGINCLGFTWASSPACTELEIIVMNWLGKMIGLPDDFLHLTPNSKGGGVIQTTASEATLVSLLAGRTQAIQRFHDHTPGLNDAEINAKLVAYTSDNAHSSVEKAALIGLVRMRFIEPDERLSLRGAPLQEAIEEDIQQGLIPFWVCATLGTTGGCAFDNLDEIGDVCKAYNLWLHIDAAYAGSAFICPEFRVWLQGIQKADSIAFNPSKWLLVHFDCTAMWLKNSGALHRTFNVNPLYLQHENSGLAIDYMHWQIGLSKRFRAVKLWFVLRSFGIKGLQQHIREGVRLAQKFEALVLADHRFEVPFARYLGMVVFRLKGSNELTEKLLKRINHRGKIHAVPSSLRGQYVIRFTVTSTHTTNDDILGDWKEIRSVTSDLLDELNLQVPRTDRERVSLKDTRARNETFGSSLLLANTPMSPKIVNGSFAAIFDADEFLAKLYAGIRISNQDSPAMRRRVRGILMSGKQFSLDSRMDLVVQGIAPGDVRRGTDQKPITEEEVSEACEQMEPFDQDTTRDEDRNHLQTRHLIHPLPVCPGSAGEPPAVPRGRSQSVDTGTLRARVNPSASGMLRTFLLGVDDPSQTAVATTTFGQTFPLRSPPPLPGKLPPVSCDSNLDSIDENEPTASFLLPPPPPPPARTVSAHHQKRRYSDHCSPLFSLTAPNVYPEKRASEPAIRCAFYNRSFDMLFAGRREPPPKRVLSQNDLPRDTRRQTAVLRRQISTIAELNVVAAEPPAIAPKFRYCISDESGHCIDFDTVVARGKPGKLSRAGGRYRDSDEEDDEEDDEDEEDDEALLRDVLRFEENFVEKCEQICPTPRAGLCLDTIEQQVLDELRKVSGDGGRGVPIDEEPPAAAADEVIYENVQLCRKCGHQRIKL